In Debaryomyces hansenii CBS767 chromosome B complete sequence, one genomic interval encodes:
- a CDS encoding DEHA2B15752p (weakly similar to uniprot|P26188 Saccharomyces cerevisiae YDL200C MGT1 DNA repair methyltransferase (6-O-methylguanine-DNA methylase)), with amino-acid sequence MSCNNIKSNLVCGYLSSMVYSVKIIRTNSNFFCFQCFLLVYKTLNYLSEYSTEYSTEYLIRMKNIYLLYSIIDVSYTKALIVTNTHGSLYYASLGDKPEVLIVTMKKDFARFKNYVLQPIVGKANSEVSETLEKFRLMAEDPRLINTMHKQIPYEFIFGTELQRKVWNQLMNTNASETVCYSQMASNLGMPKSSRVVGAACGANKIALFVPCHRALTKSGQISGYRWGVPLKQRLLKLEQKPLQKESSLKEK; translated from the coding sequence ATGTCATGcaacaatataaaatctAATTTAGTCTGTGGTTACTTGCTGAGCATGGTATATTCTGTCAAAATTATACGAACAAActcaaattttttttgcttTCAATGTTTTCTTCTCGTGTATAAAACATTGAATTATCTCTCTGAGTATTCTACAGAGTATTCTACAGAGTATTTAATTAGAATGAAGAACATATATTTGTTATATTCTATTATTGATGTGAGTTATACAAAGGCACTTATTGTGACAAATACACACGGTAGCCTCTATTATGCTTCGCTTGGGGATAAGCCAGAAGTTTTGATTGTGACAATGAAGAAAGATTTTGCTCGCTTCAAGAATTATGTGCTTCAACCCATAGTAGGAAAAGCGAATTCAGAAGTATCAGAAACGTTAGAGAAGTTTAGGTTAATGGCTGAAGATCCGAGATTAATCAATACCATGCATAAGCAGATACCATatgaattcatttttggAACAGAATTGCAACGAAAAGTTTGGAATCAGCTCATGAATACTAATGCGCTGGAAACAGTATGCTACTCACAAATGGCTTCTAATTTAGGAATGCCAAAGTCCAGTAGAGTAGTAGGGGCTGCTTGTGGAGCGAACAAGATTGCTCTATTCGTACCTTGTCATCGTGCTTTAACAAAGCTGGGTCAAATATCTGGTTATCGCTGGGGGGTACCGTTGAAGCAGAGGTTACTTAAATTGGAACAGAAACCATTGCAGAAAGAGTCAAGTTTAAAGGAAAAGTGA
- a CDS encoding DEHA2B15730p (no similarity), whose product MTNIATNNSIRLKIKKIIWDERRRRPQKETNNNGPICDNSKGGYLTVDSDDEIVLEGLEVFNRYRNNDIVGERYRNIDGTHGCPVNRSKVKEVFGELLDVDFDTSSESDEDSESVMMELTPFEEIPSRANSFRQSIKTKLRKLLSNSPTEMLNKLEYEGENYSPVSMKIPVIEDTEQYNRLDTSLFDLSDAEDPRIKFNQYVDVLIYNGNYNTPGGNSGDTTGSGRLWRNLSLRKNSFRNSYSPSKSSRVRPILKSKTNENYEYEAFQIREFDKINFENFMHNFEKYETSKLNQEPYLNDARISQLKNYYHCNN is encoded by the coding sequence ATGACAAATATTGCAACTAATAACTCTATTCGACTTaagatcaagaaaattatttggGACGAGAGGCGGCGCCGGCCACAGAAAGAAACAAACAATAATGGGCCGATATGTGATAATTCCAAAGGAGGGTATTTAACTGTTGATTCGGATGATGAAATCGTGTTGGAGGGGCTTGAGGTGTTCAATAGATACCGAAATAACGATATTGTGGGTGAAAGATACAGGAACATAGACGGGACCCATGGTTGCCCAGTAAATAGGTCCAAGGTGAAAGAGGTATTTGGAGAATTGCTTGATGTAGATTTCGATACAAGTTCGGAGCTGGATGAGGATAGCGAGTCAGTAATGATGGAGCTCACCCCGTTCGAAGAGATTCCTTCTAGGGCCAATTCTTTCAGGCAGTCTATTAAAACTAAGCTTAGAAAACTCCTCAGTAATTCGCCCACAGAGATGCTAAACAAGCTAGAATACGAAGGCGAGAACTATTCACCAGTTTCGATGAAAATTCCGGTTATCGAGGATACGGAGCAATACAATCGACTAGATACTCTGCTTTTCGATCTTCTGGACGCTGAGGATCCCAGAATTAAGTTCAATCAATATGTTGATGTTCTAATCTACAACGGGAACTACAACACTCCAGGAGGTAATTCTGGTGATACTACAGGAAGTGGTAGATTGTGGAGAAATTTATCCTTACGCAAGAATTCGTTCAGGAATAGTTATTCCCCTTCTAAGTCGTCCAGGGTCCGTCCAATACTCAAGAGCAAAACGAACGAAAATTACGAGTATGAAGCCTTTCAAATAAGAGAGTTTGATAAGATCAACTTCGAAAACTTTATgcataattttgaaaaatatgaaactTCTAAGCTAAATCAAGAACCGTATTTGAATGATGCTAGGATAAGccaattaaaaaattattatcattgtaATAACTAA
- a CDS encoding DEHA2B15664p (weakly similar to CA4114|IPF7704 Candida albicans IPF7704 of unknown function), which produces MIRIIPGRYASVVCRKYAFSRFYSSNSPTPPQYKKGGNILANSLRYVRQVDEYQKQLEKAPSHNKVVELMDKIENQPELLFILATFHYELSRIGIGRSNDPKTRSKLLWKYRFNYILKYSKLHNIFWEQCRYANISQHTHVLGFNPQDIGLLDPCNFSEQTYNELQSGKYKDMAFKDVEIITFSRPPFK; this is translated from the coding sequence ATGATAAGGATAATACCCGGACGGTACGCCAGTGTGGTGTGTAGGAAATATGCATTTCTGAGATTTTACTCTTCCAATAGTCCAACTCCTCCGCAATACAAAAAAGGTGGAAATATACTTGCAAACTCATTAAGATATGTTAGACAAGTTGACGAATACCAAAAGCAGCTTGAAAAAGCCCCCAGTCATAATAAGGTTGTAGAGCTAATGGATAAGATAGAGAATCAACCAGAATTGTTGTTTATTTTGGCTACATTTCACTACGAATTATCAAGAATCGGGATTGGCCGGTCCAATGATCCAAAGACCAGATCGAAATTGTTGTGGAAATACAGATTTAATTacatattgaaatattccaaGCTTCATAATATATTCTGGGAACAATGCAGATATGCCAATATATCACAACATACGCATGTATTAGGTTTCAATCCGCAAGACATTGGGTTGTTGGATCCGTGCAATTTTTCTGAACAGACATACAATGAGTTACAATCAGGCAAATACAAAGACATGGCATTTAAAGATGTCGAAATTATTACGTTTTCAAGACCCCCTTTTAAATAA
- a CDS encoding DEHA2B15708p (no similarity), whose product MSFYFEKESILPSGDPRSPYHINVPNRDSKPIDDLIAYFKYWKHFIKSLIFYLKEISVSKEFSANINFQLISSVQFPGFKDLPLKYQSLLEGNSNSQPGTPSKELKKTTSGSNLANSGNTSSNGIDAQMHQSGGNTAGGENGDNVSVISNDKRPGLFKTKSNNSTFMKRNAAPSPSGNQNSFNNSSHKRNTSSTAFFKNIPNHINSSLSLPLPLSMGNHNHSGQTPPVLGSHNTNDVRIPPEFFPSDSVFTNLAPLFINHHLHSFQAQMKTCKELKTKLIPRLETLLKNLSLKIKEIRSSLKNESFANDEVAKEISQTGKILTTYTSSVERYSGPKPVLKKAIDDYEGEEDKAVLDDPFLLKLKVDHQLKDQLIQENFLFASYLNLQNISKDLLTYVLKELNFITERFGKLINQESCESDEVVMVSLFDTLKNKLQRSSSAYWEYFISHNKNFLNIYVDTPVSKKREIRNLSKLTLPYASSIHNKCIRSGIIYKKSKILKNYSGHFYVLTCNYLHEFKIENDHQHNNEEKQTSTPPQSNHKKKDKKGGLIDYSDIPLKSYNLNDYILHSKDAKNFKFVLQRVSNSSKKFTFKCKSITDYNNWYGDLHELLQFGDDHLRRFKLVQDKMAVKDEAAKKIQEQKLREKEAIAAGHAAANKTHETSNQATTHEQQATAAALAAAGVQQKAPNQAVKDDSNRPGPLNLQNISSANVFPANTFVSTPVNSGSGSQSPIVRSPLSNEVLVERNPFERTFSNHSASNLSSPNYSPNQILISNATLSPPILATSNSNPHLVNHQQQHESYLQAQQEYLRQQQEILNLKIKQAELEQQSHHRQRSLSPQQEYFVLSPTNSASVSRVSSNDSLVSMTQQSQLQQMLDTNRDILNRSQNYQFHTSDSSTDLKNNDSPSESNIAPSSGQNLNSDVPKVFVSSNH is encoded by the coding sequence ATGTCATTTTATTTCGAGAAAGAGAGTATTTTACCAAGTGGCGATCCTAGATCGCCATACCACATTAATGTCCCTAATAGAGACTCGAAGCCAATAGATGATTTGATCGCATATTTCAAGTATTGGAAACATTTCATTAAGTCGCTCATTTTCTACTTGAAAGAGATCAGTGTGAGTAAGGAGTTCTCTGCTAATATCAACTTTCAGTTGATAAGTTCGGTCCAGTTCCCGGGATTCAAAGACTTGCCCTTGAAGTACCAATCGCTCCTTGAAGGCAATAGTAATTCCCAACCAGGGACTCCGAGTAAGGagttgaagaaaacaacGTCAGGATCGAATTTGGCAAACAGTGGGAATACATCGAGTAATGGTATCGATGCGCAGATGCATCAGAGTGGAGGGAATACTGCGGGAGGAGAAAATGGCGATAATGTAAGTGTGATATCGAATGACAAAAGACCAGGCTTATTCAAAACCAAGTCCAACAACTCGACGTTCATGAAGCGTAACGCCGCTCCTTCTCCTAGTGGGAACCAAAACTCGTTCAACAATAGCTCACACAAACGGAACACCAGTAGTACagcatttttcaagaatatcCCTAATCATATTAATAGCTCCTTGTCATTGCCGTTGCCATTGTCGATGGGTAACCATAACCATTCGGGACAGACACCACCAGTTCTAGGTTCACATAATACCAATGATGTGAGAATCCCACCAGAATTTTTCCCCAGTGATTCGGTGTTCACGAATTTGGCTCCGCTTTTCATCAACCACCACCTTCATTCATTCCAGGCTCAGATGAAAACCTgcaaagaattgaaaacgAAATTAATACCAAGATTGGAGACTTTGTTGAAAAACTTATCGctcaaaattaaagaaattagatCAAGTTTGAAAAACGAGTCGTTTGCGAACGATGAAGTGGCTAAGGAAATCAGTCAGACTGGTAAAATTTTAACTACTTATACCAGCTCTGTAGAGAGATATTCAGGCCCAAAACCGGTCCTTAAGAAGGCaattgatgattatgagggagaagaagataagGCGGTTTTGGACGATCCTTTCTTGCTTAAGTTAAAGGTAGACCATCAATTGAAggatcaattaattcaagaaaactTTCTTTTTGCATCGTACTTgaatttgcaaaatatcTCGAAGGATTTGTTAACATATGTTTTGAAAGAGTTAAATTTTATCACTGAAAGATTTGGTAAGTTAATTAACCAAGAGTCTTGCGAGTCGGATGAAGTGGTTATGGTCAGTCTTTTCGATACGTTAAAGAATAAGCTACAAAGATCTTCTAGTGCCTATTGGGAGTATTTTATTTCTCACAACAAGAATTTCCTTAATATCTACGTGGATACACCCGtttcaaagaaaagagAGATTCGTAACTTGAGCAAATTGACTTTGCCATATGCCAGCTCTATTCATAATAAATGTATCAGGTCAGGAATAATTTACAAGAAGCTGAAAATCCTAAAAAACTATAGTGGGCATTTTTACGTCTTGACTTGTAATTACTTGCATGAATTCAAGATCGAAAATGACCACCAgcataataatgaagaaaagcaAACGTCAACACCACCACAATCAAACCACAAGAAAAAGGACAAGAAAGGTGGTTTGATTGATTATAGTGATATCCCCTTAAAATCCTACAATTTGAATGACTATATCTTACATAGTAAGGATGCCAAAAATTTTAAGTTTGTCTTGCAAAGagtttcaaattcaagCAAAAAATTCACATTTAAATGCAAAAGCATAACCGATTACAACAATTGGTATGGTGATTTACACGAGTTGTTACAATTTGGCGATGACCATTTAAGAAGATTCAAGTTGGTTCAGGACAAAATGGCCGTCAAAGACGAAGCGGCGAAGAAGATCCAAGAACAAAAATTGCGTGAAAAGGAAGCAATCGCGGCAGGTCATGCAGCAGCAAATAAAACGCATGAAACGTCAAACCAAGCAACCACTCACGAACAACAGGCCACGGCCGCTGCTCTTGCAGCTGCGGGAGTTCAACAAAAAGCCCCTAATCAAGCTGTTAAGGATGACTCTAATAGACCGGGCCCATTGAATTTACAAAACATATCTCTGGCTAACGTCTTCCCTGCTAACACTTTTGTGAGCACGCCGGTCAATAGTGGTTCTGGTTCCCAATCGCCAATTGTTAGATCGCCATTGTCGAATGAAGTGTTAGTCGAAAGAAATCCATTCGAAAGAACCTTCTCCAACCATTCGGCTTCAAACTTGTCTTCACCAAACTACTCaccaaatcaaatattaatcaGCAATGCTACCTTATCTCCTCCTATCTTGGCCACCTCAAACTCAAACCCTCATCTTGTGAACCATCAGCAGCAGCACGAGTCTTACTTACAGGCCCAACAGGAATACTTAAGGCAACAACAAGagatattaaatttaaagattaAGCAGGCAGAATTGGAGCAACAAAGCCACCATAGACAAAGGTCTCTTAGCCCTCAACAGGAGTATTTTGTTTTGAGTCCTACAAACCTGGCAAGCGTTTCTCGTGTCTCATCCAACGATTCTCTCGTGTCGATGACTCAACAAAGTCAACTTCAGCAAATGTTGGATACAAATAGAGATATCTTGAACCGTTCCCAGAATTATCAGTTCCACACAAGTGACAGCTCAACTGACTTGAAGAATAACGACCTGCCACTGGAATCGAATATTGCACCTTCCTCAGGccagaatttgaattctgATGTCCCAAAGGTGTTTGTTAGTTCCAATCACTAA
- a CDS encoding DEHA2B15686p (similar to uniprot|P08456 Saccharomyces cerevisiae YER026C CHO1 phosphatidylserine synthase), whose product MSSSGFSSGVKKNESAIASDFESDVEGVDGNASIPPIRRSSSLFSLASKEALPKPEEKDYAAFISDSRHFSLVRNLHMADFITLLNGFSGFYSIISCLRFTSTGQTHYVQRAHFFICLGLFFDFFDGRVARIRNKTSLMGQELDSLADLISFGVSPATIAFAIGFQSTIDVLLLTFWVLCGLTRLARFNISANKLPKDKLGKSKYFEGLPIPTNLIWVVFMAFLVYHNMILDDLPGPILLDGSFAEFHAISLGFFIQGCAEISKSLHIPKP is encoded by the coding sequence atGTCGTCTAGTGGATTTTCATCAGGTGTCAAAAAGAACGAATCGGCTATCGCTTCAGACTTTGAGTCAGACGTTGAAGGTGTCGATGGAAATGCATCAATTCCGCCTATAAGAAGAAGCTCATCGTTATTTTCATTGGCTTCTAAAGAAGCATTACCAAAACCGGAAGAGAAGGACTATGCTGCATTTATATCAGATTCCAGACACTTCAGTTTAGTTAGAAACTTGCACATGGCTGATTTCATCACGTTGTTGAATGGATTTTCGGGgttttattcaattatttcatGCTTGAGATTTACCAGCACTGGACAAACGCACTATGTACAAAGGGCccattttttcatttgtttAGGGTTATTCTTTGACTTTTTTGACGGTAGAGTGGCAAGAATAAGAAATAAGACGTCGTTGATGGGCCAGGAATTGGATTCATTAGCAGATTTGATCTCATTTGGTGTTTCTCCTGCCACCATTGCGTTTGCCATTGGATTCCAAAGTACTATTGATGTGCTATTATTGACATTCTGGGTATTATGTGGATTGACTAGATTGGCTAGATTTAACATTTCTGCTAACAAGCTTCCAAAGGATAAATTAGGAAAATCAAAGTACTTCGAAGGTTTACCAATTCCtacaaatttaatttggGTTGTATTCATGGCTTTCTTAGTCTACCATAACATGATTTTGGATGACTTGCCAGGCCcaattttattagatgGCAGCTTTGCGGAATTCCACGCTATTTCCTTAGGGTTTTTCATTCAAGGTTGTGCAGAGATTTCTAAGTCCTTACACATTCCAAAACCATGA
- a CDS encoding DEHA2B15774p (similar to uniprot|P18408 Saccharomyces cerevisiae YPR167C MET16 3'-phosphoadenylsulfate reductase) gives MTITGPVNLSAEHLQHLNEKLQELSPEEIIKWAYITFPNLYQTTAFGLTGLVTIDMISKLKPEEDHLIDLIFIDTLHHFPQTYDLVNNVSKKYNSKIHTFKPLNVETESEFAQRYGDQLWETNDSYYDFLIKVEPSQRAYKDLQVVAVLTGRRKSQGGARGSLPVIEIEESSGTIKINPLCNWDFNKVKSYIDENNVPYNELLDLGYKSIGDWHSTVPVAEGEDERSGRWKGKAKTECGIHETSKFAQYLKSNENPTINS, from the coding sequence ATGACAATAACAGGGCCTGTAAACTTATCTGCTGAGCATTTGCAACATTTGAACGAAAAACTTCAGGAGTTATCACCAGAGGAAATCATCAAGTGGGCTTATATTACTTTTCCAAACTTATATCAAACCACTGCTTTTGGATTAACAGGATTAGTTACCATAGATATGATCTCAAAGTTAAaaccagaagaagatcaTTTGATAGAccttatttttattgacaCTTTGCATCACTTTCCTCAAACTTATGATTTGGTTAACAACGTAAGCAAAAAGTATAATTCTAAGATCCACACATTCAAACCGTTAAACGTCGAAACTGAATCTGAATTTGCACAAAGATACGGAGATCAACTATGGGAAACCAACGACTCGTATTATGATTTCTTAATAAAGGTTGAGCCTTCTCAACGAGCATATAAAGATTTGCAAGTGGTTGCAGTGTTGACAGGTAGAAGAAAGTCCCAAGGTGGGGCCCGTGGCTCATTGCCGGtgattgaaattgaagaatcgAGTGGTACCATCAAGATTAACCCGTTGTGTAACTGGGACTTCAATAAGGTGAAAAGCTACATCGACGAAAATAACGTGCcgtataatgaattattagatttaGGCTACAAATCGATCGGTGACTGGCACTCGACTGTCCCCGTTGCCGAAGGTGAAGATGAAAGAAGTGGTAGATGGAAGGGTAAAGCCAAGACTGAATGTGGGATTCACGAAACTAGCAAGTTTGCccaatatttaaaatcGAATGAGAATCCTACCATCAATTCTTAG
- a CDS encoding DEHA2B15620p (weakly similar to uniprot|Q8X1W6 Aspergillus oryzae Putative transcriptional activator), whose product MTSKGPSIAPRSHSLAPSPIPIANTPPSADSPPQFLRTGAPQVKKTSLGDTSGGTGVTQIITSKEWVLPPRPKPGRKPSIDTPASKRKAQNRAAQRAFRERRAGRVQELEEKLMDVEKERDVKEMGLVNTINKLKVENQFLLKSIDQLRNDMNAFKNANGGSSQANTQQNTMVSQYNTISHFKSNPSPNSRSTGSPSGSSSYSVQQISPAPSADSPPVFTNVSAYHSLSTSASNNNSPDKLAANDNTSSSFDCGVCVKEECLCETVGLKDPEPTKKISLEETIKEFKPMPAVSLRNKKRKFTDSVSKEIDFTKKFSTSKPMPDLKKLKKQSDNNTMLAKKTKNISEPSTQFDESSPVDNCGFCTDDTPCVCREAAKEAARFNDSLNAEQEESNDAATSLPPIQLNTNNFRKSSLPVMHPGPSVEIREITNLSPGAVPTVVAPTTRMNASVFSNETPDKEFSAEPEKNAGGCTGNPGTCEQCQMDPMSTLFCTTVANKEKDEEKSRSNSYGAESNSPPSSKESNSSQISRSSSKTSLPSISVTNSNSISPERNDIFIPCSDAYRTLSRHKKFNSVDFSTLVGKLTTRGMQVEVQSVANVLRELDRRVYN is encoded by the coding sequence ATGACTTCTAAGGGCCCAAGTATAGCACCTAGACTGCATAGTTTGGCACCATCGCCTATACCTATTGCTAATACACCGCCTTCGGCGGACAGCCCACCACAGTTCTTGCGAACAGGGGCACCCCAGGTGAAGAAAACGCTGCTCGGAGACACGTCCGGTGGAACAGGGGTGACACAGATTATAACGTCCAAAGAATGGGTGTTGCCTCCTAGACCCAAGCCGGGAAGAAAGCCCAGTATTGATACACCGGCGTCGAAACGGAAAGCGCAGAATAGAGCAGCTCAACGAGCATTCAGGGAAAGACGGGCAGGCAGAGTACAGGAGTTGGAAGAGAAGTTGATGGATGTGGAGAAGGAAAGAGATGTCAAGGAGATGGGTTTGGTTAATACTATTAATAAGTTGAAAGTGGAGAATCAGTTTTTACTTAAAAGCATAGATCAGTTGAGAAACGACATGAATGCGTTCAAAAATGCCAACGGGGGCAGTAGTCAAGCTAATACCCAACAGAACACGATGGTCTCGCAATACAACACGATATCACACTTCAAATCGAATCCATCACCAAACAGCCGTTCTACTGGGTCTCCATCGGGATCCTCGTCCTATTCTGTGCAGCAGATATCGCCAGCACCATCTGCAGACTCACCGCCAGTATTTACTAACGTTTCTGCATACCATAGTTTGTCTACATCTGCTtcgaataataattcaccAGATAAGCTAGCCGCGAATGATAACACCTCTAGTTCATTCGATTGCGGTGTGTGCgttaaagaagaatgtcTCTGTGAGACCGTGGGATTGAAAGACCCAGAGccaacaaagaaaatatcGTTAGAGGAGACGATCAAGGAGTTCAAGCCCATGCCTGCCGTGTCGTTACGCAATAAGAAGAGAAAATTTACGGACCTGGTGTCTAAAGAGATTGATTTCACAAAAAAGTTCTCGACCAGCAAACCAATGCcagatttgaaaaaattaaagaagcaATCTGATAACAACACTATGCTTGCCAAGAAGacaaaaaatatttctgaaCCAAGCACGCAATTCGACGAGTCATCTCCAGTGGATAATTGTGGATTCTGTACTGATGACACTCCTTGTGTTTGTCGTGAGGCAGCCAAAGAGGCAGCTAGATTCAATGACTCGTTGAATGcagaacaagaagaatccAATGATGCAGCAACGTCGTTACCAccaattcaattgaatacgAACAATTTCCGTAAGAGCTCCTTACCAGTTATGCACCCAGGACCATCGGTTGAGATTCGTGAGATTACGAACTTATCGCCTGGAGCAGTTCCAACTGTTGTTGCACCAACTACTAGAATGAATGCGTCGGTCTTCTCGAATGAGACTCCCGACAAGGAATTCTCGGCTGAGCCTGAAAAGAACGCAGGAGGATGCACTGGTAATCCCGGAACTTGTGAGCAATGTCAAATGGACCCAATGTCTACTTTATTTTGTACGACTGTCGCAAACAAGGAAAAGGACGAAGAGAAATCAAGATCTAATTCCTATGGCGCAGAGTCAAACTCGCCGCCATCTCTGAAAGAATCGAATTCTTCCCAGATATCAAGACTGAGTTCAAAAACCAGCTTGCCATCAATTTCGGTcaccaattccaattctaTTTCTCCAGAAAgaaatgatatatttattccTTGCTCTGACGCATATCGTACTTTGTCAAGACACAAGAAATTTAACTCGGTTGATTTCAGCACTTTGGTTGGTAAATTGACTACAAGAGGAATGCAAGTAGAAGTCCAATCTGTTGCAAACGTCCTTCGTGAATTAGATAGAAGGGTTTACAATTAG
- a CDS encoding DEHA2B15642p (similar to uniprot|Q02776 Saccharomyces cerevisiae YPL063W TIM50 Protein of the inner mitochondrial membrane), with translation MLRNTRLLTRTISSSLRFAATKNTRLPTQHKFYSKKTDKKAEEPQSILTDDLLAKAGFEDPNEPKEKSEQQESENGEPSEEEKSNGQEQRSRRKRRAQTSKDIQRERYANMFYLATLVGGIAGVGYMCRDWDSEDEQTKLEGKDIDNGFAPNLMYGRLNKRLGSLFTFFSEPVFENLLPPPAPEAYRRPLTLVVTLDDLLIHSDWDTKHGWRTGKRPGLDYFLGYLSQYYEIVIFGSNYQMYSENTVGKLDPFHAYVSYALFREACRYKDGKLVKDLSLLNRDLGKTVLIDVEEDSWSMQPDNAIPMKPWDGSYDDTLVKLIPFLEYLATQPVKDVRPILNSFKDKSNIVQEFAEREAKLREQWKKDNKHLFDSANRPNAGNFLASLMGVPTSSVNKEPKMPLDIIREHGQLQYEHFQKYLKENAPKFLEEEQKLKDEFGKVSLNKLITEGAPSADDIAKVQAERAAAQQQ, from the coding sequence ATGTTAAGGAATACGAGGCTCTTGACAAGAACTATAAGTTCTTCGTTACGCTTTGCTGCAACAAAAAATACTAGATTGCCAACCCAACATAAGTTTTATTCGAAGAAGACAGATAAAAAGGCGGAAGAACCACAATCCATCTTGACGGATGACTTATTAGCTAAGGCAGGTTTTGAAGACCCTAATGAACCAAAGGAAAAGTCTGAACAACAGGAATCAGAAAACGGCGAACCAAGCGAAGAAGAGAAATCAAATGGACAAGAACAAAGgtcaagaagaaagagaagagcACAGACTTCTAAAGATATACAACGTGAAAGATATGCCAATATGTTCTACCTTGCCACATTAGTCGGGGGAATTGCTGGTGTAGGATATATGTGTCGTGATTGGGACTCAGAAGACGAACAAACCAAGCTTGAAGGTAAGGATATCGATAACGGATTTGCACCAAACTTGATGTATGGTAGACTTAATAAGAGATTAGGATCATTATTCACATTCTTCTCCGAACCagtatttgaaaatttgttaCCACCACCAGCCCCAGAGGCGTACCGTCGTCCATTAACCTTAGTCGTGACCTTAGATGACCTTTTGATTCACTCCGACTGGGACACCAAACATGGATGGAGAACTGGTAAGAGACCCGGTTTAGACTACTTTTTGGGTTACTTATCCCAATACTatgaaattgttatttTTGGCTCAAACTACCAAATGTATTCCGAAAATACCGTTGGTAAGTTAGATCCATTCCATGCTTATGTTTCGTATGCGTTATTCAGAGAAGCCTGTCGTTACAAGGACGGTAAGTTAGTCAAAGATTTATCGTTATTGAACCGTGACTTAGGTAAGACAGTCCTAATCGACGTCGAGGAAGATTCGTGGTCGATGCAACCAGATAACGCAATCCCAATGAAGCCATGGGACGGTTCGTACGATGACACATTAGTCAAATTAATCCCATTCTTGGAATACTTGGCCACCCAACCAGTTAAGGATGTCAGACCAATCTTGAACTCGTTCAAAGACAAATCCAACATTGTGCAAGAATTCGCCGAAAGAGAAGCCAAGTTGAGAGAACAATGGAAAAAGGACAACAAACATTTGTTTGACAGCGCTAATAGACCAAATGCCGGTAACTTCTTAGCCTCCTTGATGGGTGTCCCAACTTCCAGTGTCAACAAGGAGCCTAAGATGCCTTTGGACATCATCAGAGAACATGGTCAATTACAATACGAACATTTCCAGAAAtacttgaaagaaaatgctcCAAAAttcttggaagaagaacagAAATTGAAGGATGAATTCGGAAAAGTCAGtttgaacaaattgataacTGAAGGTGCTCCATCTGCTGATGATATTGCCAAGGTTCAAGCCGAAAGAGCTGCAGCCCAACAACAATAA